One part of the Oncorhynchus kisutch isolate 150728-3 linkage group LG22, Okis_V2, whole genome shotgun sequence genome encodes these proteins:
- the gtf3c6 gene encoding general transcription factor 3C polypeptide 6: MEDEWEEEEQLVVVELSGIINSDFLTKCQGTCKILDIDSEQPMMQVGRYVFAGEYDDALGTCVLFEEGQSSGADPEASPELSYKCHTVKRLMMQRTFLAEKKEGDNSSGDFQFQPLSDGMSPARLDSLSHFIQNPKRTSKPAGEGGAHTMGHKTG; encoded by the exons ATGGAAGACGAATGGGAGGAGGAG GAGCAGTTGGTTGTGGTTGAGCTCTCTGGTATAATTAACTCAGATTTTTTGACCAAGTGTCAGGGAACCTGCAAGATACTG GACATTGACAGTGAGCAGCCAATGATGCAGGTGGGAAGATACGTGTTTGCGGGAGAGTATGACG ATGCCTTGGGCACCTGTGTGCTCTTCGAGGAGGGACAGTCGAGTG ggGCAGACCCTGAAGCCAGTCCAGAACTGAGCTATAAGTGCCACACCGTTAAGAGACTGATGATGCAGAGAACCTTCCTTGCTGAGAAAAAGGAAGGAGACAACAGctcag GAGACTTTCAGTTTCAGCCACTGAGTGACGGAATGTCCCCAGCCAGACTCGACTCACTCTCTCACTTCATCCAGAACCCAAAGAGGACCTCCAAGCCAGCAGGGGAAGGGGGAGCACACACGATGGGGCATAAGACTGGGTAG
- the LOC109867230 gene encoding calumenin-B isoform X1, whose product MTLTVKIERLQKDRICLSCVCQSMALRPLVMCFALCVVHASSKPTIDKKDRVIHDDLLSNRNHDDADNFDYDHEAFLGQDEAKTFDQLTPEESKERLGMLVERIDEDKNGYVSVEEMKKWIKHSQKRWIYDDVDRQWKGHDLNGDGLVSWEEYKNATYGYILDDPDPEDGFSYRQMMSRDERRFKMADLDADLKANKEEFTAFLHPEEYDHMKDIVVLETMEDIDKNGDGFIDLEEYIGDMYNQEGDPSEPEWVKTEREQFTEFRDKNKDGRMDKEETRDWILPSDYDHAEAEAKHLVYESDNDKDGHLTKAEIVEKYDLFVGSQATDFGEALARHDEF is encoded by the exons ATGACGTTGACGGTCAAAATCGAACGACTTCAGAAAGACCG CATctgtctgtcgtgtgtgtgtcagagtatggCGCTGCGGCCGTTGGTCATGTGTTTTGCGCTGTGCGTGGTGCACGCCTCCAGTAAACCCACCATCGACAAGAAGGACCGTGTCATTCATGACGACCTGCTTAGCAACCGCAACCATGACGACGCAGATAACTTTGATTATGACCATGAAGCATTTCTTGGACAGGATGAGGCCAAGACCTTCGATCAGCTCACACCTGAAGAGAGCAAGGAGAGATTGGG TATGTTGGTAGAGCGTATAGATGAGGACAAGAATGGGTATGTGTCAGTAGAGGAGATGAAGAAGTGGATCAAACACAGTCAGAAGAGGTGGATCTATGATGATGTGGACCGCCAGTGGAAAGGTCATGACCTTAACGGAGATGGACTGGTGTCCTGGGAGGAGTACAAGAATGCCACATACGGATACATACTGG ATGATCCAGACCCAGAAGATGGCTTCAGCTACAGACAGATGATGTCACGTGACGAGAGGAGATTCAAAATGGCCGACCTGGACGCTGACCTGAAGGCCAATAAAGAGGAGTTTACAGCCTTCCTCCATCCTGAGGAGTACGACCATATGAAGGATATAGTTGTACTG GAGACCATGGAGGACATTGATAAAAACGGAGACGGCTTCATAGATCTGGAGGAGTACATAG GTGACATGTATAACCAGGAGGGTGATCCTTCAGAGCCAGAGTGGGTGAAGACAGAACGAGAACAGTTTACTGAGTTCAGAGATAAAAACAAAGATGGCCGCATGgacaaggaggagaccagagacTGGATCCTCCCTTCAGACTACGACCATGCAGAGGCAGAAGCCAAACACCTGGTCTACGAGTCAGATAatgacaag gaCGGCCATCTGACCAAGGCAGAGATCGTAGAGAAGTATGACCTCTTCGTTGGCAGCCAGGCTACTGACTTTGGAGAAGCCTTGGCAAGACATGATGAATTCTAA
- the LOC109867230 gene encoding calumenin-B isoform X2, producing MALRPLVMCFALCVVHASSKPTIDKKDRVIHDDLLSNRNHDDADNFDYDHEAFLGQDEAKTFDQLTPEESKERLGMLVERIDEDKNGYVSVEEMKKWIKHSQKRWIYDDVDRQWKGHDLNGDGLVSWEEYKNATYGYILDDPDPEDGFSYRQMMSRDERRFKMADLDADLKANKEEFTAFLHPEEYDHMKDIVVLETMEDIDKNGDGFIDLEEYIGDMYNQEGDPSEPEWVKTEREQFTEFRDKNKDGRMDKEETRDWILPSDYDHAEAEAKHLVYESDNDKDGHLTKAEIVEKYDLFVGSQATDFGEALARHDEF from the exons atggCGCTGCGGCCGTTGGTCATGTGTTTTGCGCTGTGCGTGGTGCACGCCTCCAGTAAACCCACCATCGACAAGAAGGACCGTGTCATTCATGACGACCTGCTTAGCAACCGCAACCATGACGACGCAGATAACTTTGATTATGACCATGAAGCATTTCTTGGACAGGATGAGGCCAAGACCTTCGATCAGCTCACACCTGAAGAGAGCAAGGAGAGATTGGG TATGTTGGTAGAGCGTATAGATGAGGACAAGAATGGGTATGTGTCAGTAGAGGAGATGAAGAAGTGGATCAAACACAGTCAGAAGAGGTGGATCTATGATGATGTGGACCGCCAGTGGAAAGGTCATGACCTTAACGGAGATGGACTGGTGTCCTGGGAGGAGTACAAGAATGCCACATACGGATACATACTGG ATGATCCAGACCCAGAAGATGGCTTCAGCTACAGACAGATGATGTCACGTGACGAGAGGAGATTCAAAATGGCCGACCTGGACGCTGACCTGAAGGCCAATAAAGAGGAGTTTACAGCCTTCCTCCATCCTGAGGAGTACGACCATATGAAGGATATAGTTGTACTG GAGACCATGGAGGACATTGATAAAAACGGAGACGGCTTCATAGATCTGGAGGAGTACATAG GTGACATGTATAACCAGGAGGGTGATCCTTCAGAGCCAGAGTGGGTGAAGACAGAACGAGAACAGTTTACTGAGTTCAGAGATAAAAACAAAGATGGCCGCATGgacaaggaggagaccagagacTGGATCCTCCCTTCAGACTACGACCATGCAGAGGCAGAAGCCAAACACCTGGTCTACGAGTCAGATAatgacaag gaCGGCCATCTGACCAAGGCAGAGATCGTAGAGAAGTATGACCTCTTCGTTGGCAGCCAGGCTACTGACTTTGGAGAAGCCTTGGCAAGACATGATGAATTCTAA